The Suricata suricatta isolate VVHF042 chromosome 4, meerkat_22Aug2017_6uvM2_HiC, whole genome shotgun sequence genome includes a region encoding these proteins:
- the YPEL5 gene encoding protein yippee-like 5 — MGRIFLDHIGGTRLFSCANCDTILTNRSELISTRFTGATGRAFLFNKVVNLQYSEVQDRVMLTGRHMVRDVSCKNCNSKLGWIYEFATEDSQRYKEGRVILERALVRESEGFEEHVPSDNS; from the exons atgggcagaattttCCTTGATCATATTGGTGGTACACGTCTGTTTTCTTGTGCAAACTGCGATACAATCCTGACCAACCGCTCAGAACTCATCTCTACTCGGTTCACAGGCGCCACTGGCagagcatttctttttaacaag GTAGTTAACCTGCAGTACAGCGAAGTTCAAGACCGGGTCATGCTCACTGGCCGCCACATGGTTCGCGACGTGAGCTGCAAGAACTGCAATAGCAAACTGGGCTGGATCTATGAGTTTGCCACCGAAGACAGCCAGCGCTATAAGGAAGGCCGCGTGATCCTGGAGCGCGCCCTGGTGCGAGAGAGCGAGGGCTTCGAGGAGCACGTGCCGTCCGATAACTCCTGA